In one window of Eleutherodactylus coqui strain aEleCoq1 chromosome 10, aEleCoq1.hap1, whole genome shotgun sequence DNA:
- the PPP6C gene encoding serine/threonine-protein phosphatase 6 catalytic subunit, with the protein MAPLDLDKYVEIARQCKYLPENDLKRLCDYVCDLLLEESNVQPVSTPVTVCGDIHGQFYDLCELFRTGGQVPDTNYIFMGDFVDRGYYSLETFTYLLALKAKWPDRITLLRGNHESRQITQVYGFYDECQTKYGNANAWRYCTKVFDMLTVAALIDEQILCVHGGLSPDIKTLDQIRTIERNQEIPHKGAFCDLVWSDPEDVDTWAISPRGAGWLFGAKVTNEFVHINNLKLICRAHQLVHEGYKFMFDEKLVTVWSAPNYCYRCGNIASIMVFKDVNTREPKLFRAVPDSERVIPPRTTTPYFL; encoded by the exons ATGGCGCCCCTGGACCTGGATAAGTACGTGGAGATCGCCCGGCAGTGCAAGTACCTACCTGAGAATGACCTGAAG CGTTTATGTGATTATGTGTGCGATCTGTTACTGGAAGAGTCGAATGTCCAGCCAGTATCTACCCCAGTTACAGTCTGTGGAGACATACATGGGCAG TTTTATGATCTATGTGAGCTCTTCAGAACTGGAGGACAAGTCCCTGACACAAATTACATATTTATG GGAGACTTTGTAGACCGAGGGTATTATAGCTTGGAAACCTTCACCTACCTTCTGGCCCTGAAAGCCAAGTGGCCCGACCGCATTACACTGCTGAGAGGGAACCATGAGAGCAGACAAATCACACAAGTATACGGATTCTATG acgAGTGCCAAACTAAATATGGAAATGCCAATGCATGGCGGTACTGTACCAAGGTGTTTGATATGCTGACAGTAGCAGCT TTGATAGATGAGCAAATTCTTTGTGTACATGGTGGGTTGTCCCCAGACATAAAGACTTTGGATCAGATCCGGACCATTGAGCGCAATCAAGAAATCCCTCACAAAGGAGCATTCTGTGACTTGGTCTGGTCAGACCCAGAGGATGTGGACACTTGGGCTATCAGCCCCCGGGGGGCAGGTTGGCTGTTTGGAGCAAAGGTCACTAATGAG TTTGTGCACATAAATAACCTGAAACTTATCTGCCGAGCACACCAGCTAGTGCACGAGGGCTACAAGTTTATGTTTGACGAGAAACTTGTAACGGTCTGGTCCGCCCCAAACTATTGCTACCGGTGTGGAAACATTGCATCCATTATGGTTTTCAAGGATGTGAACACTCGAGAGCCTAAACTGTTTCGTGCTGTCCCAGATTCAGAACGGGTCATCCCACCCAGAACCACCACGCCGTACTTCCTCTGA